A region of Melitaea cinxia chromosome 15, ilMelCinx1.1, whole genome shotgun sequence DNA encodes the following proteins:
- the LOC123660401 gene encoding uncharacterized protein LOC123660401 — translation MPKYYRFRATTPTRRTKRCKEKEKDKETEKNNQSVNNWLDMTLACTLAPSWYLRRTSWRESLPLMGLPRQLAAELRASLQFSNRPVFIFKIPQSDTF, via the exons atgccGAAATATTACAGATTTAGAGCCACAACGCCTACTCGTAGAACAAAGAGGTGTAAGGAAAAGGAGAAGGACAAAGAAACAGAAAA gaaTAATCAGTCCGTCAACAACTGGCTGGATATGACATTGGCCTGCACGCTAGCGCCATCATGGTATCTACGACGAACTTCGTGGCGCGAATCTCTACCTCTAATGGGACTTCCGAGACAACTGGCTGCGGAACTCAGAGCTTCATTGCAATTTAGTAATCGTCccgtgtttatttttaaaatcccACAATCAGATACCTTTTGA